Proteins from a genomic interval of Gossypium hirsutum isolate 1008001.06 chromosome A09, Gossypium_hirsutum_v2.1, whole genome shotgun sequence:
- the LOC107896451 gene encoding cellulose synthase-like protein G2, protein MEGRGLRAGFTTHAPPPLHMSEPLRRTAFNRLFAVVYFSAILALFYRHVRNLFLHPTTIFLSFSITLSLFISDLVLAFMWASAQAFRMSPIRRKEFPQNLKRIIKDKDFVGLDVFICTADPYKEPPMNVVNTALSLMAYDYPTEKISIYVSDDGGSVLTLFAFMEAAKFARHWLPFCREHNIMERSPHVYFYSNYHHPSSPHFDKIKMMYEDMKVKVEHVIDKGEVTDEYITDHQQRQAFNKWTKSFTRMDHPTVIQIILDKSHDKDISGRLMPNLIYVSRGKSKTSPHHFKAGALNVLLRVSAVMTNAPIILTQDCDMYSNDPQTPLRMLCYLSDPALKSSLAFIQFPQRFHGVDKDDIYDNEYKLPFQINPMGLDGLKGPSYVGSGCFFRRRSLFGDPSTPVSPEIPELSPEHVVNKPIKSQETLSLAHHVASCNYENETKWGSKTGFRYGSLVEDFYTSYRLHCEGWKSLFCNPERAAFLGNVPITLFDGVNQCKRWCIGLFEVAFSKYNPLTFGSQYMGLLMSLGYSHYAFCSFWCIPVTFYSFLPQLTLLNQVSIFPKISEPWFFLYVFLFLGSYGQDFLDIILVGGTVRRWWNVQRMWMIRGLTCNLFASIEYLLESLGISTYDFCLTSKVVDDEQSKRYGQGIFEFGVPSPLFVPLTVAAIINLFSFLSGLTGFFSGNNMEGLGLQMILTGFIVLNYLPVYGAIALRNDAGKMPTQIIIISTFVSVAIYYASSLCLWSNNDSSKH, encoded by the exons ATGGAAGGCCGAGGTTTAAGAGCAGGGTTCACCACCCATGCTCCTCCCCCGCTTCACATGTCTGAACCATTGCGGCGGACGGCCTTCAACCGCCTCTTCGCGGTGGTTTACTTCTCTGCCATTCTGGCTCTATTCTACCGCCATGTCCGAAACCTATTTCTCCACCCCACCACCATCTTCCTCTCTTTCTCCATCACCCTGTCTTTGTTTATCTCTGATCTCGTTCTTGCTTTCATGTGGGCTTCGGCGCAAGCTTTCCGGATGTCACCCATCCGTCGTAAAGAGTTCCCTCAAAACCTAAAACGAATCATCAAAGACAAAGATTTTGTAGGATTAGACGTGTTCATATGCACGGCCGATCCTTACAAGGAGCCGCCGATGAATGTAGTGAACACGGCATTGTCATTGATGGCTTATGATTATCCGACAGAAAAGATTTCGATCTATGTATCGGATGATGGAGGGTCGGTTTTGACTCTGTTTGCGTTCATGGAGGCTGCCAAGTTTGCAAGGCATTGGTTACCATTTTGCAGGGAACACAATATAATGGAAAGGAGCCCTCATGtgtatttttattctaattaccACCATCCTTCTAGCCCTCACTTTGACAAGATTAAG ATGATGTACGAGGATATGAAAGTGAAGGTTGAACATGTGATTGATAAAGGTGAAGTTACTGATGAATACATAACCGATCATCAACAACGTCAAGCTTTCAATAAATGGACCAAAAGCTTTACTCGTATGGATCACCCCACTGTCATTCAG ATTATCTTAGACAAGAGCCACGACAAAGATATTTCTGGCCGTTTAATGCCAAATCTCATTTACGTCTCCAGAGGAAAAAGCAAGACTTCACCCCACCACTTTAAAGCTGGTGCTCTTAATGTTCTG TTACGTGTATCAGCTGTTATGACAAATGCGCCAATAATCTTAACTCAAGATTGTGATATGTACTCAAATGATCCCCAAACACCTCTTCGAATGCTGTGTTATTTATCAGACCCTGCACTAAAATCAAGCTTAGCATTCATTCAGTTTCCCCAAAGATTTCATGGCGTTGACAAAGATGATATTTATGATAATGAGTATAAACTTCCCTTCCAAATCAATCCTATGGGCCTTGATGGGCTAAAGGGCCCAAGCTATGTTGGGTCTGGCTGCTTCTTTCGTCGACGATCATTATTTGGAGATCCATCAACTCCGGTTTCACCCGAAATCCCAGAACTTAGCCCAGAACATGTGGTAAACAAACCCATTAAATCTCAAGAAACTTTGTCATTGGCACACCATGTTGCAAGTTGCAACTACGAGAACGAAACCAAATGGGGTTCTAAG ACTGGCTTTAGATATGGATCATTGGTTGAGGACTTCTACACATCGTATAGGCTTCATTGTGAAGGATGGAAGAGCTTATTTTGCAACCCTGAGAGGGCTGCATTTTTAGGGAATGTTCCAATCACCCTTTTTGATGGTGTTAACCAATGCAAGAGATGGTGCATTGGCTTGTTTGAAGTAGCTTTCTCCAAATATAATCCTCTCACCTTTGGTTCTCAATATATGGGTCTTTTAATGAGCCTAGGTTACTCTCACTATGCATTTTGTTCCTTTTGGTGCATACCAGTCACCTTCTATTCTTTCCTCCCTCAACTAACACTTCTCAATCAAGTTAGCATCTTCCCAAAG ATATCGGAACCATGGTTTTTcctttatgtttttcttttcctcggcTCATACGGGCAAGATTTTCTTGATATCATCTTGGTCGGAGGAACTGTCCGAAGGTGGTGGAATGTTCAAAGGATGTGGATGATAAGGGGACTGACATGTAACTTATTTGCTTCAATTGAGTACTTGTTGGAGTCACTAGGGATTTCCACATATGATTTTTGCCTTACCAGTAAGGTGGTTGATGATGAACAAAGCAAGAGATATGGACAAGGCATTTTTGAGTTTGGGGTCCCATCTCCATTGTTTGTGCCATTAACAGTGGCAGCAATAATCAACTTATTCTCATTCTTATCCGGGTTGACTGGATTTTTCAGCGGCAACAATATGGAGGGCCTGGGTTTGCAGATGATTTTAACTGGTTTCATCGTCTTGAATTACTTACCAGTTTATGGAGCCATTGCCTTAAGGAATGATGCAGGGAAAATGCCAACCCAAATTATAATTATCTCTACATTTGTGTCAGTGGCTATTTATTATGCCTCTTCACTTTGTTTATGGAGTAACAACGACTCTTCTAAGCACTAA